In a single window of the Ancylobacter polymorphus genome:
- a CDS encoding sugar-binding transcriptional regulator — MTSDLDAPIDDQAARAAWLYYVGGLTQDQIAAEMGLSRQRAQRLVSRAVGAGLIHVRLNHHLARCVELEAALRERFGLVRCRVMPGLGPSRDPVRSIAPAAAEEMERVLAESGSRVIALGTGRALRGMVDALGAVEAPQHRLVSLLGNIALDGSASYFEVIMRLAEKVRAPHYPMPVPVLVDSVEENRTLQSLGAVRKVRELAQAADVTFVGVGQMSEDAPLMTDGFLTADELHEIQNAGAAGEVAGWIYDRQGRYLDLALNARLTGVRVEIATPSRPVIGIAAGAAKIVALRAALTSGIINGLVTDEPTAAGILAG, encoded by the coding sequence ATGACGAGCGACCTCGATGCACCGATTGACGACCAGGCCGCTCGTGCCGCCTGGCTCTATTATGTCGGCGGCCTGACTCAGGACCAGATCGCCGCCGAGATGGGGCTGTCGCGCCAGCGCGCGCAGCGCCTTGTCAGCCGGGCGGTCGGGGCGGGGCTCATCCATGTGCGGCTCAACCATCATCTCGCCCGTTGCGTCGAGTTGGAAGCGGCGCTGCGCGAACGTTTCGGCCTCGTGCGCTGCCGGGTGATGCCTGGCCTCGGCCCGTCGCGCGATCCCGTCCGCTCTATCGCCCCGGCGGCAGCGGAGGAGATGGAGCGCGTGCTGGCGGAGAGCGGTTCGCGCGTCATTGCGCTGGGCACGGGGCGGGCGCTGCGCGGCATGGTGGACGCGCTCGGCGCGGTGGAGGCGCCGCAGCACCGGCTCGTCTCGCTGCTCGGCAACATCGCGCTCGACGGCTCGGCCTCCTATTTTGAGGTCATCATGCGCCTCGCCGAGAAGGTGCGGGCGCCGCACTACCCGATGCCGGTGCCGGTGCTGGTCGATTCGGTTGAGGAGAACCGCACGCTCCAGTCGCTCGGCGCGGTGCGCAAGGTGCGGGAACTGGCGCAGGCGGCGGACGTGACCTTTGTCGGCGTCGGCCAGATGAGCGAGGACGCGCCGCTGATGACCGACGGCTTCCTCACCGCCGACGAACTGCACGAGATCCAGAACGCCGGTGCCGCCGGCGAGGTCGCCGGGTGGATCTATGATCGCCAGGGGCGCTATCTCGACCTCGCGCTCAATGCCCGTCTCACCGGCGTGCGGGTCGAGATCGCGACGCCGTCGCGGCCGGTGATCGGCATCGCCGCCGGCGCCGCCAAGATCGTCGCCCTGCGGGCGGCGCTGACCTCCGGCATCATCAACGGCCTCGTGACCGACGAGCCGACCGCTGCCGGGATTCTGGCCGGCTGA
- the tehA gene encoding dicarboxylate transporter/tellurite-resistance protein TehA, translating to MRESRVLPIVPVSFFGMVLGLCGLGGSWRAAHHIWGVPSFIGEAVMATGALVWAVLLLLYVLKWGLARPAAIAELGHPVQSGFVGLAGVATLLVSIGAAPYARDVAVVLLLAGAAFTVGFGIWRTGDLWRGERDPAAATPVMYLPLVAGSFVTGTACGVLGFRDWGQLAFGAGLFSWLAMESVLLNRFQHGAALAPAQRPTLGIQLAPPVVGAVTNLSLTNGGPDMFARALLGYGLLQLLLIARLLPWILRQPLSPAYWAFTFGLTALATATLQLVGRGETGALALLAPFLLALATGVVTLASAHSFWQLLRGRLLPKPA from the coding sequence ATGCGGGAGAGCCGCGTTTTGCCGATTGTGCCGGTTTCCTTCTTCGGCATGGTGCTCGGCCTGTGCGGGCTGGGCGGAAGCTGGCGCGCGGCGCATCACATCTGGGGCGTGCCATCCTTCATCGGCGAGGCGGTCATGGCGACGGGCGCCCTCGTCTGGGCGGTGCTGCTGCTGCTCTATGTGCTGAAATGGGGGCTCGCCCGCCCGGCGGCGATTGCCGAACTCGGCCATCCCGTCCAGTCCGGCTTCGTCGGGCTCGCCGGCGTGGCGACACTGCTGGTCAGCATCGGCGCGGCGCCTTATGCGCGGGACGTAGCCGTCGTGCTCCTCCTGGCCGGTGCCGCCTTTACCGTAGGCTTCGGCATCTGGCGGACGGGCGATCTGTGGCGCGGCGAGCGCGATCCGGCGGCGGCGACGCCGGTGATGTATCTGCCGCTTGTGGCGGGCAGCTTTGTCACCGGTACCGCCTGCGGCGTGCTCGGCTTCCGCGACTGGGGGCAACTCGCCTTCGGCGCCGGCCTGTTCTCCTGGCTGGCGATGGAATCCGTTCTGCTGAACCGTTTCCAGCACGGAGCGGCGCTGGCGCCGGCGCAGCGGCCGACACTTGGCATCCAACTCGCCCCGCCCGTGGTTGGCGCTGTCACCAATCTCAGCCTGACCAATGGCGGACCGGATATGTTCGCCCGGGCGCTGCTTGGCTACGGGCTGCTGCAATTGCTGCTCATCGCCCGGCTGCTGCCGTGGATCCTGCGCCAGCCGCTATCGCCGGCTTATTGGGCTTTCACCTTCGGCCTTACCGCGCTGGCCACGGCGACGCTGCAATTGGTGGGACGCGGCGAGACGGGCGCCCTGGCGCTGCTGGCGCCCTTCCTGCTCGCCCTCGCCACTGGCGTGGTCACGCTCGCCTCCGCGCACAGCTTCTGGCAGCTATTGCGCGGCCGGCTGCTGCCCAAGCCCGCCTGA
- a CDS encoding carbohydrate ABC transporter permease, giving the protein MAREVSKGRKAAVTLLAWGVALLIFFPILWTFLTSFKTEGEAINSHPSFLFFDWTLENYETVNQRSDYLAHFWNSVVISLGSTVLGLVIAVPAAWSMAFVPGKRTKDLLMWMLSTKMLPAVGVLVPLYLLARDTGLLDTKTGLVIVLTLVNLPIIVWMLYTYFKEIPGEILEAARMDGATLSSEILYVLTPMAVPGIASTLLLNVILAWNESFWTLNLTAANAAPLTAFIASYSSPEGLFYAKLSAASTMAIAPIMILGWFSQKQLVRGLTFGAVK; this is encoded by the coding sequence ATGGCACGCGAGGTCTCGAAAGGCCGCAAGGCCGCCGTCACCCTTCTCGCCTGGGGCGTGGCGCTGCTGATCTTCTTCCCCATCCTGTGGACCTTCCTCACCTCGTTCAAGACCGAGGGCGAGGCGATCAATTCCCACCCGTCCTTCCTGTTCTTCGACTGGACGCTGGAAAACTACGAGACGGTGAACCAGCGCTCGGATTACCTCGCGCATTTCTGGAACTCGGTGGTGATCTCGCTCGGCTCGACCGTGCTCGGCCTCGTCATCGCCGTGCCGGCGGCGTGGTCCATGGCCTTCGTGCCGGGCAAGCGCACCAAGGACCTCTTGATGTGGATGCTGTCCACCAAGATGCTGCCGGCGGTGGGCGTGCTGGTGCCGCTCTATCTGCTCGCACGCGACACCGGGCTGCTGGACACCAAGACCGGCCTCGTCATCGTGCTCACCCTGGTGAACCTGCCGATCATCGTCTGGATGCTCTACACCTACTTCAAGGAAATCCCCGGCGAGATACTGGAAGCGGCGCGTATGGACGGGGCCACCCTGTCCTCGGAAATCCTCTATGTGCTGACGCCCATGGCGGTGCCGGGCATCGCCTCGACGCTGCTGCTCAACGTCATCCTCGCCTGGAATGAGAGCTTCTGGACGCTGAACCTGACGGCGGCCAATGCCGCGCCGCTCACCGCTTTCATCGCCAGCTATTCGAGCCCCGAGGGGCTGTTCTACGCCAAGCTGTCCGCGGCCAGCACCATGGCCATCGCGCCCATCATGATCCTGGGCTGGTTCAGCCAGAAGCAGCTCGTGCGCGGGCTAACCTTCGGCGCCGTGAAATAG
- a CDS encoding HAD-IA family hydrolase, with protein sequence MRPALLIFDCDGVLIDSEVLAARALIDALACHGIAVDLAFVARHFIGRAHTVIRAEVRARFGTELAASFEDDYRHRLLASFEAGLLPMPGAVEALAVLNVPFCLATSSSPPRLAASLRLVGLDGVFAGRAFTASEVARGKPAPDLFLHAAARMGADPAACVVVEDSAAGVAAGLAAGMEVWHFVGGGHFAAMDMPLPDGVIPHRRFDSFASLRVARADLFHAPAGAADANRA encoded by the coding sequence ATGCGGCCCGCGCTCCTCATCTTCGATTGCGACGGCGTTCTGATCGACAGCGAGGTGCTCGCTGCCCGCGCGCTGATCGACGCGCTCGCCTGTCACGGCATCGCCGTCGACCTGGCCTTCGTGGCGCGTCATTTCATCGGCCGTGCCCATACCGTCATCCGCGCCGAGGTGAGGGCGCGCTTCGGCACGGAGCTTGCCGCCTCCTTCGAGGATGACTACCGCCACCGCCTGCTGGCGTCCTTCGAGGCCGGGTTGCTGCCGATGCCGGGGGCGGTGGAGGCGCTGGCAGTGCTCAACGTCCCGTTCTGTCTTGCCACCTCGTCGAGCCCGCCGCGCCTTGCTGCCTCGCTGCGCCTCGTCGGCCTCGACGGGGTGTTCGCCGGCCGGGCCTTCACCGCCTCCGAGGTCGCGCGCGGCAAGCCAGCGCCGGACCTGTTTCTGCACGCCGCTGCGCGGATGGGCGCCGACCCCGCCGCCTGCGTGGTGGTGGAGGACAGCGCGGCCGGGGTGGCGGCCGGACTTGCCGCCGGCATGGAGGTTTGGCATTTCGTCGGCGGCGGCCATTTCGCCGCGATGGACATGCCGCTTCCCGACGGGGTAATTCCGCACCGACGTTTCGACAGCTTCGCGTCCCTCCGGGTGGCGAGGGCCGACCTTTTCCACGCGCCGGCCGGCGCGGCAGACGCGAACCGAGCATGA
- a CDS encoding ABC transporter substrate-binding protein, whose product MTFRPLAGASLLLALMGSASAQTTITVATVNNGDMIRMQRLTPEFNALHPDIKVNWVTLEENVLRQRVTTDIASKGGQYDVLTIGNYEVPIWAKQGWLMPLENLGADYDQADLLPPVAQGLTVDGKLHAVPFYAESSMLMYRTDLLAKAGLKMPENPDWDFIAEAAQKMTDKSAGIYGICLRGKAGWGENMAFLTSMNNSMGGAWFDMEWKPQFNGPEWKKTLDTYLSLMKQYGPPGASSNGFNENLALFQTGKCGMWIDATVAASFISDPKESQVADKVGFAPSPVRKGGSNHGNWLWSWNLAVPATTSKAEAAKTFVAWATSPAYMKLVAEKDGIANVPPGTRTSLYKNPDYLKVAPFAQMTLTAIEAANTQKPSDKPVPYTGGQFVAIPEFQAIGTAVGQQFSAALAGTATADQALAAAQALTSREMTRAGYPKK is encoded by the coding sequence GTGACATTCCGCCCCCTCGCGGGCGCCTCGCTTTTGCTGGCCCTGATGGGTTCGGCCTCGGCGCAGACCACCATCACCGTCGCCACCGTGAACAATGGCGACATGATCCGCATGCAGCGCCTCACCCCCGAATTCAACGCCCTTCACCCCGACATCAAGGTCAATTGGGTGACGCTGGAAGAGAACGTGCTGCGCCAGCGCGTGACCACCGACATCGCCTCCAAGGGCGGCCAGTACGACGTGCTGACCATCGGCAATTACGAAGTGCCGATCTGGGCCAAGCAGGGCTGGCTCATGCCGCTGGAAAACCTCGGCGCCGATTATGATCAGGCGGACCTGTTGCCGCCGGTGGCCCAGGGCCTCACCGTCGACGGCAAGCTGCACGCTGTGCCCTTCTACGCCGAAAGCTCCATGCTGATGTACCGCACCGACCTTCTGGCGAAGGCGGGGCTGAAAATGCCGGAGAATCCCGATTGGGACTTCATCGCGGAGGCCGCCCAGAAGATGACCGACAAGAGCGCCGGCATCTATGGCATCTGCCTGCGCGGTAAGGCCGGCTGGGGCGAGAACATGGCGTTCCTCACCTCCATGAACAATTCCATGGGCGGCGCCTGGTTCGACATGGAGTGGAAGCCGCAGTTCAACGGCCCCGAGTGGAAGAAGACGCTCGACACCTATCTCAGCCTGATGAAGCAGTACGGCCCTCCCGGCGCTTCCTCCAACGGCTTCAACGAGAATCTCGCGCTGTTCCAGACCGGCAAGTGCGGCATGTGGATCGACGCCACGGTGGCGGCGTCCTTCATCTCCGACCCCAAGGAATCGCAGGTCGCCGACAAGGTGGGCTTCGCGCCCTCGCCGGTGCGCAAGGGTGGGTCCAACCACGGCAACTGGCTGTGGTCATGGAACCTCGCTGTTCCCGCGACCACGTCCAAGGCGGAAGCTGCCAAGACCTTCGTCGCCTGGGCGACCTCGCCGGCCTATATGAAGCTGGTGGCGGAGAAGGACGGCATCGCCAATGTGCCGCCGGGCACGCGCACCTCACTTTACAAGAACCCTGACTATCTCAAGGTCGCGCCCTTCGCGCAGATGACGCTGACCGCTATCGAGGCCGCCAACACCCAGAAGCCGTCCGACAAGCCGGTGCCCTATACGGGCGGTCAGTTTGTCGCCATTCCGGAGTTCCAGGCGATCGGCACGGCGGTGGGCCAGCAGTTCTCGGCCGCGCTTGCCGGCACCGCCACCGCCGACCAGGCGCTGGCCGCCGCGCAGGCGCTCACCAGCCGTGAGATGACCCGCGCCGGCTACCCCAAGAAGTAG
- a CDS encoding ABC transporter ATP-binding protein yields MGEIVLSEVRKSFGGVSIIQGIDLVIPDGEFVVFVGPSGCGKSTLLRLIAGLEDTSSGTISIDGKDATKLPPARRGLAMVFQSYALYPHMSVRKNIAFPLRMAGVSAEEQERKVQAAAKVLNLTPYLDRKPSQLSGGQRQRVAIGRAIVREPAAFLFDEPLSNLDAALRVSMRQEISELHHTLKTTMIYVTHDQVEAMTMADRIVVLNAGRIEQVGSPLELYRSPANLFVAGFIGSPKMNLIEGAEAQKHGAHTLGIRPEHIDLAGDGPWKGTVGLCEHLGSDTFLKVEVEGVGQINVRVGGDVPLRHGARVSLAPQADKLHRFDTAGKALVPAG; encoded by the coding sequence ATGGGCGAGATCGTTCTTTCCGAGGTCCGCAAGTCCTTTGGCGGCGTCTCCATCATCCAGGGGATCGACCTCGTTATCCCCGATGGCGAGTTCGTGGTGTTCGTCGGCCCCTCGGGCTGCGGCAAGTCCACCTTGCTGCGCCTGATCGCCGGGTTGGAGGACACGTCGTCCGGCACCATTTCCATCGATGGCAAGGACGCAACCAAGCTGCCGCCGGCGCGGCGCGGCCTTGCCATGGTGTTCCAGAGCTACGCGCTCTATCCGCATATGAGCGTGCGCAAGAACATCGCCTTCCCGCTGCGCATGGCCGGGGTTTCCGCCGAGGAGCAGGAACGCAAGGTGCAGGCGGCGGCGAAGGTGCTGAACCTCACCCCCTATCTCGACCGCAAGCCGAGCCAGCTTTCCGGCGGCCAGCGCCAGCGCGTCGCCATCGGCCGCGCCATCGTGCGCGAGCCGGCGGCGTTCCTGTTCGACGAGCCACTGTCCAATCTCGACGCGGCGTTGCGTGTCTCGATGCGGCAGGAAATCTCCGAACTGCACCACACACTCAAGACCACGATGATCTACGTCACCCACGACCAGGTGGAGGCCATGACCATGGCCGATCGCATCGTGGTGCTGAATGCCGGCCGCATCGAGCAGGTCGGCAGCCCGCTCGAACTCTACCGTTCCCCCGCCAACCTGTTCGTCGCCGGCTTCATCGGCAGCCCGAAGATGAACCTGATCGAGGGAGCCGAGGCGCAGAAGCATGGCGCGCACACGCTCGGCATCCGCCCCGAGCACATCGACCTCGCCGGGGACGGGCCGTGGAAGGGCACGGTCGGCCTGTGCGAGCATCTCGGCTCCGACACTTTCCTGAAAGTCGAGGTCGAAGGCGTCGGCCAGATCAATGTCCGCGTGGGCGGCGACGTGCCGCTGCGCCATGGCGCGCGGGTGAGCCTCGCCCCGCAGGCCGACAAGCTCCACCGCTTCGATACGGCGGGCAAGGCGCTGGTGCCGGCCGGCTGA
- a CDS encoding ferritin-like domain-containing protein: MGLFSKDIKTMDDLFVHTLRDIYYAEKKIASSLPNMIEKATDPQLKAGFKQHLSETEGHILRVEEVFKMHGVEAKAVTCPAIDGIIDEAEEVSGEVADKQVLDAALIAAAQAVEHYEMTRYGTLIAWAKLLGRPDCASVLAKNLDEEKSTDAKLTKLAEARVNLHAAE; encoded by the coding sequence ATGGGTCTGTTTTCGAAGGACATCAAAACGATGGACGATCTCTTCGTCCACACCCTGCGCGATATCTATTATGCGGAGAAGAAGATCGCGTCGTCTCTGCCCAACATGATCGAGAAGGCGACCGATCCGCAGCTCAAGGCCGGCTTCAAGCAGCATCTGTCGGAAACCGAGGGGCACATCCTGCGTGTCGAGGAAGTGTTCAAGATGCACGGCGTGGAAGCCAAGGCGGTCACCTGCCCGGCCATCGACGGCATCATTGATGAGGCCGAGGAGGTCTCGGGCGAAGTGGCGGACAAGCAGGTTCTGGACGCCGCGCTGATCGCGGCGGCGCAGGCGGTGGAGCACTATGAAATGACCCGCTACGGCACGCTCATTGCCTGGGCCAAGCTGCTGGGGCGGCCGGACTGCGCCAGCGTGCTCGCGAAGAATCTCGACGAGGAAAAGAGCACCGATGCCAAGCTGACCAAGCTGGCAGAGGCCCGCGTCAATCTTCACGCCGCCGAGTAG
- a CDS encoding DUF3008 family protein, with product MPAKSKAQQKAAGAALSAKRGETKKSDLKGASKSMEKSMTEKQLDELASTKRKGKPEHA from the coding sequence ATGCCTGCCAAATCCAAAGCACAGCAGAAGGCCGCCGGCGCGGCGCTCTCCGCCAAGCGCGGCGAGACGAAGAAGAGCGACCTGAAAGGTGCGTCGAAGTCGATGGAGAAATCCATGACCGAGAAGCAGCTCGACGAACTCGCCAGCACCAAGCGCAAGGGCAAGCCCGAACACGCTTGA
- a CDS encoding DUF6691 family protein, producing MSILVNLALGLLFGVGLIVSGMSNPAKVLNFLDLAGTFDPSLAFVMGGAVLVAFIGFRLVLARERPLLAPRFQLPTRTDIDARLIVGPALFGIGWGLGGFCPGPAFTALSLAAPGTLAFVPAMLAGMWAARLLAERKV from the coding sequence ATGTCGATCCTCGTCAATCTCGCCCTCGGCCTGCTCTTCGGCGTCGGGCTCATCGTGTCCGGCATGAGCAACCCGGCCAAGGTGCTGAACTTCCTCGACCTCGCCGGCACGTTCGATCCCTCGCTCGCCTTCGTCATGGGTGGGGCGGTGCTGGTCGCCTTCATCGGCTTCCGGCTGGTGCTGGCGCGCGAGAGGCCGTTGCTGGCCCCGCGCTTCCAGCTGCCGACCCGTACCGATATCGACGCAAGGCTGATCGTCGGGCCGGCACTGTTCGGCATAGGATGGGGGCTGGGTGGTTTCTGCCCGGGCCCGGCCTTCACGGCGCTCAGCCTCGCGGCGCCGGGCACGCTGGCTTTCGTGCCCGCCATGCTTGCGGGCATGTGGGCGGCGCGGCTTCTCGCCGAGCGCAAGGTCTGA
- a CDS encoding carbohydrate kinase family protein, with protein sequence MSAPLLPAAPVLLCAGEALIDMVPRPTPEGQAFLPLPGGAVFNTAIAAARLGVPTRFWYGLSSDMFGQQLRAALADAGADASLCPPIDRPSTLAFVTLVEGQARYLFLDENTAGRLLTPADLPDLPDEVGLLFFGGISLVNEPVGSAMEALAARTAGDGQGRLIMLDPNIRPGFIRDEVAYRARLFRLIALSHVVKLSDEDLFWLTGPGEIATQAERIRAMGPRLVLITLGAKGARGFAEGIDIAVPGETVTVADTVGAGDTFNAAFLCALVERGRAAPPALADLSAEVLEEALGFAVKAAALSVTRVGANPPWRQEVVEER encoded by the coding sequence ATGTCCGCGCCCCTTCTGCCCGCCGCGCCGGTTCTGCTTTGCGCCGGCGAGGCGCTGATCGACATGGTGCCGCGCCCGACACCGGAGGGGCAGGCCTTCCTGCCGCTGCCGGGCGGGGCGGTGTTCAACACCGCCATCGCGGCGGCCCGGCTCGGGGTGCCGACCCGGTTCTGGTACGGGCTGTCCAGCGACATGTTCGGGCAGCAGCTGCGCGCCGCCCTTGCCGATGCCGGCGCCGATGCCAGCCTGTGCCCGCCGATCGACCGGCCCTCGACGCTTGCCTTCGTGACGCTGGTGGAAGGGCAGGCGCGCTATCTCTTTCTCGATGAGAACACGGCCGGCCGCCTGCTCACCCCGGCCGACCTTCCCGATCTGCCGGACGAGGTCGGCCTGCTGTTCTTCGGCGGCATCAGCCTGGTGAACGAGCCGGTCGGTTCGGCCATGGAGGCGCTGGCGGCGCGCACGGCGGGCGACGGGCAGGGGCGGCTGATCATGCTCGACCCCAATATCCGCCCCGGTTTCATCCGCGACGAGGTGGCCTATCGCGCCCGCCTGTTCCGCCTCATCGCGCTCAGTCATGTGGTGAAGCTGTCCGACGAAGACCTGTTCTGGCTGACCGGGCCGGGCGAGATCGCGACCCAGGCCGAACGCATCCGCGCCATGGGGCCGCGCCTCGTGCTCATCACGCTGGGGGCGAAGGGCGCCCGCGGCTTTGCCGAAGGGATCGATATAGCCGTGCCGGGTGAAACGGTGACGGTGGCCGACACGGTGGGAGCCGGCGACACCTTCAACGCCGCCTTCCTCTGCGCGCTGGTCGAGCGCGGGCGGGCGGCGCCGCCGGCGCTGGCTGACCTCTCCGCCGAGGTGCTGGAGGAGGCGCTGGGCTTTGCGGTGAAGGCGGCCGCGCTTTCGGTGACGCGCGTCGGCGCCAACCCGCCCTGGCGCCAAGAGGTTGTCGAGGAGCGCTGA
- a CDS encoding mannitol dehydrogenase family protein, which yields MTTPAHPSAPALPAYDRTRLTPGIVHIGLGNFHRAHQAVYLDDLFALGEGHDWAIIGAGVRPADAAMRDALKAQDCLSTVIELDPTGRRARRIGAMIDFLPVERGNGALIAAMARPEIRIVSLTVTEGGYFMDSAGRLDTGAPDIQADAASPDAPETAFGAILAALKRRRAAGVPPFTVMSCDNLPGNGHVTQQVVVGLARLSDPDFATWVEANVAFPNGMVDRITPATGARERAMAAAFGLDDPVPVTCEPFRQWVLEDHFPAGRPALEKVGVVFTEQVHAYEAMKIRILNGGHAIIAYPGGLMDVDLVHEAMEEPLISAFLDKVEREEIIPIVPPVPDTDLHDYYAVIRERFANPEVADTVRRLCLDGSNRQPKFIVPSIRDNRAAGRLPLGLILESALWCRYCAGTSDAGTAIAPNDPNWGELTVRAQLAKDDPAVWLAMSEVYGDLGSDPEVVVAFAQALRALWAKGARAVLTDYLAG from the coding sequence ATGACGACCCCTGCCCATCCGTCCGCCCCCGCGCTCCCCGCCTATGACCGCACCCGCCTGACGCCGGGCATCGTCCATATCGGCCTCGGCAATTTCCACCGCGCCCATCAGGCGGTCTATCTCGACGATCTTTTCGCCCTCGGCGAGGGGCATGATTGGGCGATCATCGGCGCCGGGGTGCGCCCGGCGGATGCGGCGATGCGCGACGCGCTGAAGGCGCAGGACTGCCTGTCCACGGTGATCGAACTCGATCCCACCGGGCGGCGGGCCCGGCGCATTGGTGCGATGATCGATTTTCTGCCCGTGGAGCGTGGCAATGGGGCGCTCATCGCCGCCATGGCGCGGCCGGAAATCCGCATCGTCAGCCTCACCGTGACCGAGGGCGGCTATTTCATGGATTCCGCCGGCCGGCTCGACACCGGCGCGCCGGATATCCAGGCCGACGCCGCCAGCCCCGACGCGCCGGAGACGGCGTTCGGCGCCATTCTCGCTGCCTTGAAGCGGCGCCGCGCGGCCGGCGTGCCGCCCTTCACCGTGATGTCCTGCGACAACCTTCCCGGCAACGGCCATGTGACGCAGCAGGTGGTGGTGGGGCTGGCGCGGCTGTCCGACCCCGACTTCGCCACCTGGGTCGAGGCCAATGTCGCCTTTCCCAATGGCATGGTGGATCGTATCACCCCCGCCACCGGCGCGCGCGAGCGGGCCATGGCGGCGGCCTTTGGGCTCGACGATCCGGTGCCTGTCACCTGCGAGCCGTTCCGGCAATGGGTGCTGGAAGACCATTTCCCCGCCGGTCGCCCGGCACTGGAAAAGGTCGGTGTGGTCTTCACCGAGCAGGTGCACGCCTATGAGGCGATGAAGATCCGTATCCTCAATGGCGGCCACGCCATCATCGCCTATCCCGGCGGGCTGATGGATGTCGATCTCGTGCATGAGGCGATGGAAGAGCCGCTCATCTCCGCCTTCCTCGACAAGGTCGAGCGCGAGGAGATCATCCCCATCGTTCCCCCGGTGCCGGACACCGATCTCCACGACTATTACGCCGTCATCCGCGAGCGCTTCGCCAACCCGGAAGTGGCGGACACGGTGCGCCGCCTCTGCCTCGATGGCTCCAACCGCCAGCCCAAATTCATCGTCCCCTCGATCCGCGACAATCGCGCCGCCGGACGGCTGCCGCTGGGGTTGATTCTCGAATCCGCCCTGTGGTGCCGCTACTGCGCCGGGACGAGCGACGCCGGCACGGCGATCGCGCCGAACGATCCCAACTGGGGCGAACTGACGGTTCGCGCGCAACTGGCCAAGGATGATCCGGCGGTCTGGCTCGCCATGAGCGAGGTCTATGGCGATCTCGGCAGCGACCCGGAGGTCGTGGTGGCTTTCGCGCAGGCGCTGCGCGCGCTATGGGCGAAGGGCGCCCGCGCGGTCCTCACCGACTATCTCGCGGGCTGA
- a CDS encoding carbohydrate ABC transporter permease yields MATQASRMAGRLMLTPAVLLLLLWMIVPLGMTIYFSFLRFNLLMPGTEEFTGFENYHYFFTDPAFWPALVNTLTLVLGVLVITVVGGIALAVLLDQPMWGQGIVRILVIAPFFVMPSVSALVWKNMLMNPVNGLFAALARALGLQPIDFFATAPLASITAIVAWQWLPFATLILFTALQSLDREQMEAAEMDGAGPVWRFVHLTLPHLMRAMTVVVLIQTIFLLSVFAEILVTTNGGPGTASTTLTFLVYMQSMLQFDVGLGSAGGIVAVLLANIVAIFLMRMIGKNLEA; encoded by the coding sequence ATGGCGACGCAAGCCTCGCGCATGGCCGGCCGGCTGATGCTGACCCCGGCGGTGCTGCTGCTGCTCCTGTGGATGATCGTGCCGTTGGGCATGACCATCTATTTCTCTTTCCTGCGCTTCAACCTGTTGATGCCGGGGACGGAAGAATTCACCGGCTTCGAAAACTATCATTACTTCTTCACCGACCCCGCGTTCTGGCCGGCGCTGGTGAACACGCTCACCCTCGTCCTCGGCGTGCTGGTCATCACCGTCGTCGGCGGCATCGCGCTAGCGGTGCTGCTCGACCAGCCGATGTGGGGGCAGGGGATCGTGCGCATCCTCGTCATCGCCCCGTTCTTCGTTATGCCGAGCGTTTCCGCGCTGGTGTGGAAGAACATGCTGATGAACCCAGTGAACGGGCTCTTTGCCGCGCTGGCCCGCGCGCTCGGCCTGCAACCCATCGACTTCTTCGCCACGGCGCCGCTCGCCTCCATCACCGCCATCGTCGCCTGGCAGTGGCTGCCTTTCGCGACGCTGATCCTGTTCACCGCGCTGCAGAGCCTCGACCGCGAGCAGATGGAAGCGGCCGAGATGGACGGGGCCGGCCCGGTCTGGCGCTTCGTCCACCTCACCTTGCCGCATCTGATGCGGGCGATGACGGTGGTGGTGCTGATCCAGACCATCTTCCTCCTGTCGGTCTTCGCCGAAATTCTCGTCACCACCAATGGCGGGCCGGGCACGGCGTCCACCACGCTGACCTTCCTCGTCTACATGCAGTCCATGCTGCAATTCGATGTCGGCCTCGGCTCGGCCGGCGGCATCGTCGCGGTTCTTCTCGCCAACATCGTCGCGATCTTCCTGATGCGGATGATCGGCAAGAATCTGGAGGCATGA